The proteins below are encoded in one region of Paenibacillus albus:
- a CDS encoding MOSC domain-containing protein, protein MSVTTIGTITTIRRYPVKSMAGEVLQSSRIDSYGLYGDRSYAFIDETKEGWDRYFTARNASQLLSYRASLGENAGTSVESTGVAAESTATAEGSVGIVEGSVGIVEGSAGKAEERAATVDRFPPVAITAPDGRKLQWNEELLQEIQQFAKPELSLLEHRPSSPELLAVDASSILIVTDKSVRKLEAMWGKPLDPLRFRANLLVTLEDEDGDEGSWLGKRLIVGTAELQIDEYCERCSMITIDPETFDRDPSLLRKVNEELNLHFGVYASVVKPGHVRVGDGVYWA, encoded by the coding sequence ATGTCTGTTACTACGATTGGTACCATTACAACCATTCGCCGATATCCGGTAAAATCCATGGCAGGAGAAGTGCTCCAGAGCAGCCGCATTGACAGCTACGGCTTGTACGGCGACCGCTCCTATGCGTTTATTGATGAGACTAAGGAAGGCTGGGATCGGTATTTTACGGCACGAAACGCTTCTCAGCTGTTAAGCTACCGAGCATCTTTGGGCGAAAATGCGGGAACCTCCGTGGAAAGTACGGGGGTTGCGGCGGAAAGTACAGCGACAGCGGAAGGAAGCGTAGGGATAGTGGAAGGAAGCGTAGGGATAGTGGAAGGAAGTGCAGGAAAGGCGGAAGAACGTGCAGCGACGGTGGACAGGTTCCCGCCTGTTGCGATTACCGCTCCCGATGGGCGGAAGCTGCAATGGAATGAGGAATTGCTGCAGGAGATCCAGCAGTTCGCCAAGCCAGAGCTCTCCCTGCTCGAACATAGACCATCTTCCCCGGAGCTGCTCGCCGTGGATGCATCAAGCATACTCATCGTGACCGATAAGTCGGTGCGGAAGCTGGAAGCCATGTGGGGCAAACCGCTCGATCCGCTTCGATTCCGCGCAAACCTGCTCGTAACCCTTGAGGATGAAGACGGCGATGAAGGCAGCTGGCTCGGCAAGCGGCTTATCGTTGGCACCGCTGAGCTGCAGATCGATGAATATTGCGAGCGCTGTTCGATGATCACCATTGACCCCGAGACGTTCGATCGCGACCCGTCGCTGCTGCGCAAAGTCAATGAAGAGTTGAATTTACATTTTGGAGTATACGCTTCTGTCGTGAAGCCGGGGCATGTAAGGGTTGGAGATGGGGTTTACTGGGCTTAA
- a CDS encoding TetR/AcrR family transcriptional regulator — protein MKEAGKESKQSFIAEARREQIVEAAIKTLDEIGYVSASLSQIAKRAGISTALISYHFADKNDLMNDLIMRLLEQSSSYILERVGRADKAMEKLRLFIEASLAYQGTHPARNAALLEIIFNGRSPENVPYYKLGDDGEGDLVIAELKRILNEGQQHGEFGAFHVDVMASVIQGAIGEYMSYTGITKQVDLETYASELVNIVSKAVRKDV, from the coding sequence ATGAAGGAAGCGGGCAAAGAAAGCAAGCAATCGTTCATCGCGGAAGCGCGGAGAGAACAAATCGTCGAGGCTGCGATCAAGACGCTGGACGAGATTGGCTATGTAAGCGCAAGTCTATCGCAAATTGCGAAGCGGGCGGGCATTAGCACAGCGCTCATCTCGTACCATTTTGCCGATAAGAACGATCTGATGAACGATTTGATTATGAGACTGCTGGAGCAATCGTCCTCCTATATTCTGGAGCGGGTCGGCAGAGCAGATAAGGCGATGGAGAAGCTGCGGCTGTTCATTGAAGCGAGTCTGGCTTACCAAGGAACGCATCCTGCGAGGAATGCAGCACTGCTTGAAATTATATTCAACGGGCGTTCGCCGGAAAATGTCCCTTATTACAAGTTAGGCGATGATGGCGAGGGAGATCTAGTCATTGCAGAGCTGAAGCGGATATTAAACGAGGGCCAGCAGCATGGGGAGTTCGGCGCCTTCCATGTTGATGTCATGGCGAGCGTCATCCAAGGCGCTATCGGCGAGTACATGTCGTACACGGGCATTACGAAACAGGTTGACTTAGAGACTTATGCAAGTGAGCTCGTGAACATCGTAAGCAAGGCCGTCCGGAAAGACGTTTAG
- a CDS encoding MerR family transcriptional regulator — protein sequence MSDEELYRASAFAKKAGVSVRTLQFYDKSGVLSPSSRTASGHRLYREADLASLQHILALKFLGFSLDELKSLRQMEPQQFGDALGAQKQMLLEQRAHLDAVLHAIEKAERLVPSNDGPALADALTKLIEVMQMELKPSWVAAYLTPEERQTMRQITAESYSPQAKQTLAEQPFANETGRLYRQFREELKRLCEAGADPSSPEAQSLARQLQDLNARRAQGDPEIVAGMKRAWAALNALPAEQQPAMYAMSAEEQAFIRAASVILYSKR from the coding sequence ATGAGTGATGAGGAGCTATACCGCGCGAGCGCTTTTGCGAAGAAGGCCGGCGTGTCCGTCCGAACGCTGCAGTTCTACGATAAGTCTGGCGTGCTGTCTCCATCATCGCGCACAGCTTCGGGTCATCGGCTGTATCGGGAAGCGGATTTGGCCAGCTTGCAGCATATTTTGGCGCTCAAATTTCTCGGCTTCTCGCTTGATGAACTGAAGTCACTCCGCCAGATGGAGCCTCAGCAATTCGGCGATGCTCTGGGTGCCCAGAAGCAGATGCTGCTAGAGCAGCGCGCCCATCTGGACGCGGTTCTGCATGCGATTGAGAAAGCAGAAAGGCTGGTCCCGTCGAATGACGGACCAGCCCTGGCAGACGCGCTCACGAAACTAATTGAGGTGATGCAGATGGAACTGAAGCCAAGCTGGGTCGCTGCTTATTTGACTCCGGAAGAGCGGCAAACCATGCGTCAAATTACGGCTGAGTCTTACTCGCCGCAAGCAAAGCAGACGCTGGCGGAGCAGCCCTTCGCCAATGAAACCGGCCGATTGTACCGGCAGTTTCGAGAGGAGCTGAAGCGCCTCTGCGAAGCAGGCGCCGACCCAAGCAGCCCTGAGGCGCAAAGCCTCGCCCGGCAGCTGCAGGATCTGAACGCCCGGCGTGCGCAGGGCGATCCCGAAATTGTCGCGGGCATGAAGCGAGCTTGGGCCGCGCTGAATGCGCTGCCCGCGGAGCAGCAGCCCGCGATGTACGCCATGAGCGCGGAGGAGCAGGCGTTCATCCGCGCGGCGAGCGTGATTTTGTATAGCAAGCGGTAG
- a CDS encoding YmaF family protein, with the protein MQIKRRTLTQATRCRRQRHDHEYEGSTKLAETGNDRHNHRFAGVTGQAIRVGNSHVHEIDLSRTDFLDHFHQLKKITTGPAIPVGNGKHVHFVSGKTTRVDGHVHQFNFATLIDSPLT; encoded by the coding sequence ATGCAAATCAAACGGCGCACTCTCACTCAGGCAACACGCTGCCGGCGACAAAGGCATGATCATGAATATGAAGGCAGCACGAAGCTTGCCGAAACGGGCAATGATCGTCACAATCACCGATTTGCCGGCGTCACTGGTCAGGCGATTCGGGTTGGCAACAGCCACGTCCATGAGATCGATTTATCACGAACTGATTTTCTCGACCACTTCCACCAGCTCAAGAAGATTACGACTGGACCGGCGATCCCGGTCGGCAATGGCAAGCATGTACACTTCGTTTCAGGCAAAACGACCCGAGTTGACGGCCACGTGCATCAATTCAATTTCGCCACCTTAATCGACTCGCCGCTCACCTAA